In Mycobacterium sp. 050128, one genomic interval encodes:
- the rpsR gene encoding 30S ribosomal protein S18, with product MPKSTKRRPAPEKPIKTRKCVFCSKKGQSIDYKDTTLLRTYISERGKIRARRVTGNCVQHQRDIAIAVKNAREVALLPFTSSAR from the coding sequence ATGCCCAAGTCCACGAAACGGCGCCCGGCTCCGGAAAAGCCGATCAAGACGCGAAAGTGCGTCTTTTGCTCGAAGAAGGGGCAATCGATCGACTACAAGGACACGACACTGCTGCGCACCTACATCAGTGAGCGCGGCAAAATCCGGGCCCGCCGGGTCACCGGTAACTGCGTGCAGCACCAGCGCGACATTGCGATCGCGGTGAAGAACGCCCGCGAGGTGGCTCTGCTGCCCTTCACTTCGTCGGCGCGATAA
- a CDS encoding single-stranded DNA-binding protein, with product MAGDTIITVVGNLTADPELRFTPSGAAVANFTVASTPRTFDRQSGEWKDGEALFLRCNIWREAAENVAESLTRGSRVIVTGRLKQRSFETREGEKRTVVEVEVDEIGPSLRYATAKVNKASRSGGGGGGFGSGGGSRQAAPAQSGGGAPADDPWGSAPASGSFAGGDEEPPF from the coding sequence GTGGCTGGTGACACGATCATCACCGTTGTCGGAAACCTGACCGCCGACCCTGAACTGCGGTTCACGCCGTCAGGGGCTGCCGTCGCGAACTTCACCGTGGCGTCGACACCGCGCACGTTCGACCGCCAGAGCGGGGAGTGGAAGGACGGCGAGGCGCTGTTCTTGCGATGCAACATCTGGCGCGAGGCTGCCGAGAACGTCGCGGAAAGCCTCACCCGTGGCTCACGGGTGATCGTCACCGGCCGGCTCAAGCAGCGTTCGTTCGAGACCCGCGAAGGTGAGAAGCGCACCGTTGTGGAGGTCGAGGTCGACGAGATCGGCCCCTCGTTGCGGTATGCCACCGCCAAGGTCAATAAGGCCAGCCGCAGTGGCGGCGGAGGCGGCGGTTTCGGTAGCGGCGGTGGATCCCGCCAGGCGGCCCCCGCCCAGTCGGGCGGCGGCGCACCGGCGGACGACCCGTGGGGCAGTGCCCCGGCATCGGGTTCCTTCGCCGGCGGCGACGAAGAACCTCCGTTCTGA
- the rplI gene encoding 50S ribosomal protein L9: MKLILTADVDHLGTVGETVEVKDGYGRNFLLPRGLAIVASRGAQKQADDIRRARETKAVRDLGHANEIKTAIQALGPVPLPVKTAADSGKLFGSVTAGDVAAAIKKAGGPNLDKRIIRLPKAHIKAVGTHSVEVHLHPEINVDVALNVVADS; this comes from the coding sequence ATGAAGCTGATTCTGACGGCCGACGTCGACCATCTCGGCACCGTCGGCGAGACTGTCGAGGTCAAGGACGGATACGGCCGTAACTTCCTGCTCCCGCGTGGCCTGGCGATCGTCGCCTCGCGCGGAGCACAGAAGCAGGCCGACGACATCCGCCGGGCCCGCGAAACCAAAGCCGTGCGCGATCTCGGGCACGCCAACGAGATCAAAACGGCGATCCAGGCCCTCGGCCCCGTCCCGCTGCCCGTGAAGACGGCCGCCGATTCGGGCAAGCTGTTCGGCTCGGTGACGGCCGGGGATGTCGCCGCAGCAATCAAGAAGGCCGGCGGCCCGAATCTCGACAAGCGCATTATTCGGTTGCCCAAGGCGCATATCAAGGCCGTCGGCACCCATTCGGTCGAGGTGCATCTGCACCCCGAAATCAACGTCGACGTTGCGCTCAACGTCGTCGCGGATAGCTAA
- the rpsF gene encoding 30S ribosomal protein S6 — MRPYEIMVILDPTLDERTVAPSLETFLNVVRKDGGSVDKVDIWGKRRLAYEIAKHAEGIYVVVDLKAEPATVSELDRQLSLNESVLRTKVMRTDKH, encoded by the coding sequence ATGCGTCCATACGAAATCATGGTCATTCTTGACCCCACACTTGACGAACGCACCGTTGCTCCGTCCCTGGAGACGTTCCTGAACGTCGTCCGCAAAGACGGTGGATCCGTCGACAAGGTGGACATTTGGGGCAAACGCCGGCTGGCCTACGAGATCGCCAAGCACGCCGAGGGCATCTACGTAGTCGTCGACCTGAAGGCCGAGCCGGCGACGGTGTCCGAACTGGACCGTCAGTTGAGCCTCAACGAGTCGGTGTTGCGCACCAAGGTGATGCGCACCGACAAGCACTGA